The genomic interval GGATGCATCATTTTCTAACCGGGTACAGGAAGGTTTTCGGTAAAAAATGATTTAGTAGAGAAGATTCACATCAGCGATCTTTGCAGGACCCGTCCGCTTGATGCCGAGTGCGGCACCGGAGGATGGCTTAATCTCAAGATTGAACTTCTCGTTCGTCGTCAGGTGTGCGCCATTCCTCAGGTTCACGCCAATCGTGAACTGCTCCTGGTTTTCAAGGAGGAAGTCGGTCGTTGCGCCGTTCTGGATGTCCATAATGCCCCAGCTGCCGGAATGAACGAGGGGATATTGACCGTCACAATACGTCGAATTTGCCGCGAGAATGTAGACGTTGTCCGCATCGCTCCATGTCAGGGTTACCCGGGAGAAGTCGATCGCAGAGCCGCCCGCGGTAAGCCCGACGGAAAACCGAATCCTGTCGATATCGCCCGATGTAGCGTTCTTAAGGCCATAAACGTCGCCGAGAATCTCCATGCTGGAACTTGCCTGGGCAACACCCGTGTACACCACTTCCTGACT from Methanoculleus sp. SDB carries:
- a CDS encoding flagellin produces the protein MQKMMNSEDAFTGLEAAIVLIAFVVVAAVFSYVVLGAGFFTTQKSQEVVYTGVAQASSSMEILGDVYGLKNATSGDIDRIRFSVGLTAGGSAIDFSRVTLTWSDADNVYILAANSTYCDGQYPLVHSGSWGIMDIQNGATTDFLLENQEQFTIGVNLRNGAHLTTNEKFNLEIKPSSGAALGIKRTGPAKIADVNLLY